From the genome of Primulina huaijiensis isolate GDHJ02 chromosome 11, ASM1229523v2, whole genome shotgun sequence:
TAAATATGGTTCCGATTCCGGTTTCTAAAGTTTTCGGTGATggtatgaaataaaatttattcttttaaatttttttaaaaaaaaaccaaataattgagatatttatttcaaacattATCATCAAATTATCATATATACCTTAACAAATATGGTTTTTCTTCTTAATAAAATTCTTGCATACGTCGACTTATTCAAAAACTGAGTAGGTCTCTTCTAAGACAGTATCACGAATTTATATCTTTGAGAAGGGTCAACTTCATCCATAATTActgtgaaaagtaatattttgacataaaaagtatatttttttaatgaaatgggTCAGGTTGAAGATATGTATCATAAAATTtactgtatttttttattttttttaatcatatcttaataatttaattttttaaaagaaacattGTAGTGACCCGAGTtccattataattattaaacatTACTAAGGGGTTCTTAATTTAGCAAAATAAGGTTAATTATCAATTCAGAACCCGCAATTGAGATTAAGGATTTTGAGCAGTTCCGGATCCGCCAAATCGAGATCGGATCGTCCGAAGAGATCGGAAGTAGGGATCATGGTTCGGAACGTCTGAGGGGTTCAGAATGTCAAGTGATGTGTCCGATCAGAGTTTGGATCTGCCGAAGAGAGTTCGGAACGTCTGAACATGTTCGAAGGAGACAAGGTGCAGAGACCGGAACTTCCGATGTGTAGATCGGAGCTTCCGAAGACAGCTGTCCGGACACGCGACAGACATGCAGAGTTCGGACCATCCGAAGTGGGTTCGGTGGATCTGAAGTGCAGGATCAGAGCATTCGATCACGAGTTCAAAGCTTCCGATCGTTGTTTATATATAGAGCTTGCGCAGATCATTCTTATTCGCCAATTCTGAGCTTTCGAGCTATTCCAGTCTATATTTGAGGGTCGTTTAGCTATAGTATTGAGGGCCGGGCACTAGTAGGAGGCTATGGGACTTGTAACGGAGTTGTGCTTCAGTTTTGAGCTATAATCTTGTTGATGACGGACACATGTATAAACTTGGTTCCCTAATAGTTAAAGAGATTATCTAATAGCTTAGTTAAGACTTTTATATCATTATTagcagtggcggagccaggatTCAAAATTACTTGGGGCTGGCTTCGTCTCAtactatatttaataaaataaataattaactaaaaaatttaaaataaaaaatatgtaaacattgaCTTCATGAAAACATAGAACAAgagtatttaatatttaatacctTCAAAAACATGAAGCTAAAACACTACTGAAGTTGTGCTCTTCGATTCTTCATAGAataaaactcattaattattaaatcgttatcaattttttcaaccaaatctcATTCGATGTAGATTACCATAGAATCTCCGAAAAACTCTGCTTCCATTTTGTTACGAAGAGCTGTTTTAACAAGTTTCATTGCTGAAAATGCTCGTTCCGTTGTTGATGTAGAAACGGGGAGAGTTAAAACAAGACGAATCAACctgtcaattaaataaatatatcagatTAGATAACTAAGTAAACGACgtagataaaaatatataaatcaccTGTCAATCAAATCGTAGGTTCCTGACTTATTTGTCTCAAATAATCTTCGACATAATTCATAAATAGTTGATAAATTCTGAAATCTTTCATGGCCAGCAACATCAAGTTTATAGTGATCCAATTGTATTCTCAAGtgatgcaaatcttgtgaatcgAAATCAAGATAATAGAATTTCTCAGCAAGTCGATAGATATGATCAACATTAAGAAGCTTAAAGTTTTCTTTAGGTTCCAAAGCACAActaagtttaagaagttcaacTGCTTCATCCTTGAATCTATTATTAAGCTCTTCAACTTGAAAATCTATTGCAGCTGTAAATACATCAAATCGATAGTGGTGCTCAACTGTTATTGAATCATTATGTTGACAAGAACGGCCTGTACCAGATTTATAACGAGCTTCCATGTGAGGTGTCTCAATGTCATACTTGACACAAACTTCTTTCACATGACTAAGTAGGAGATCAAATCCTTCTTCTCTCAAAGTACGAAACAAAGTTTTAGTCGTTGAAACATAATCCATTGCACTTAAAATATCTAGAGATTTCTCTTGCAATGCTCGACAAAGCAGATTTGTTATCCCCATTATCTTATGCATCAAGtgtaatatgaatatgaaatcAAAAGCCTTCATCGCAATCAATGTACCAATAGCTTCACCACGAATCGAATTAGAAGCTCCATCATTCACCATATTTTCTAACACGGTAATCACAGAGCTATACATATCAATCATGCTACAAAGTGTGTCGAAATTAGAACTCCAACGAGTCTTTCCAGGTcgtaataaatttcaaatttgattaCATCCTCTACCTGTATCACGTTCACCAGTAGCTACCATATGCACAACTTCAATTCTTTGAGCAGAATGTAACTCACCGTGACGTTTAGGAGATGCATTGATGAGATTGCAAATCGAattcaattttgaaaagaataacCAAATGGATACCTCTTTTTCAGCAGCTGCAGTTAATGCTAGTTGAAGCCGATGAGCAAAACAATGTACATAATATGCACACGAGCAATCTTTCAAGAAAAGAGCCTGCAATCCATTCCAAGAACCGCGCATATTGCTAGCACCATCATATCCCTGTCCACGCATGTTGTGGATATGCAAGTCATAACGACCAAGTGCATCAGATATTTCTTTCTTAAGTGTTGTAGCAGTTGTATCTGTCACGTGTACAATAGTAAAGAATCTCTCTCGTAAAAAGCCTTCAGTATCCACAAATCTTAATACAATAGCCATCTGCTCCTTGTTAGATGCATCCCTCGCTTCATCAACTAAAATGCAGAATTTTGCATCCCCAATTTCTTTACGAATCTTGGCTCTCACTTGGTTGGAAATGATATTTAAGACATCTTTCTGAATATCTGGTAAAGTATACTTTGCATTCTTAGGAGCTTTCTCTAAGACTATGTCCCCAATACTCTTATTCATTTTTCCTATAAAATTTATCATCTCGATAAAATTTCCACGATTATTAGAAGATGGACATTCATCATGCCCTCTAAATGCGCATGCTTGCATAGTGAGCCATCTAATGCTTTCAATAGTTGCTGTAAGCCGCAATCTGTTCTTCTGTTTTTCTTCTGAAGATTGTGCATTTATCACTTTGTCAATATGCGAGGTATGTTCATCAAATTGTCAAGATATTCCACAGCATTGTTATTTGGTGAAGTATTGCATCCTATATGCATCAAAAATGCGCATCTATCGCCATCATTAACTCGCTTCCAATATTTGAATCCATCAATTGTAAATGCAGGATTACGAAGATGCTTATGTTCAAACAAGAAGCACGGAAAACAAAATGCAGCATCTTTCGAAAGAGAGTACTCTAACCAAGTAAATTTTTTGAACCAGTGACTTTGGAATCGTCGATTTTGACTTCCAAATTTGTTCGGTGGATAAACTTTCTTAATTGGTTGATATGGCCCCATCTTGATATAAGCTCGTCTAATTTCGTCCATTTGATTAACAGGATATTTCCATATCGGAGTACGTAATGCCGTATCAGGTTCAAGAGAACTCACATCAACATCAATTCTAGGAAAATTTGTTAAGCTGTTGATCACTGGGATTTGAGACATCAATATTGGATGGGGAATGGTCCTGACTTGCCAATGTCTGctctttttgtttaaaaaatgagTCGATggattttcttttcttcattcTTGAGTTTCTTTTCTCCTTGGCTCCGTCTACAACATAAAATATCACTTTAATTTAACTTATTATGGCTAACTGAATCaaatcaacattaccaacacTAAATAATTGTTACTTTAATCCAATAAACCTcgaacaattataattattctaAAACAATTTCGAAGTTAACATTTGACAATCTTAAggcataatatatttaaatataaaatttttacagcCTTATAAGTTCGAAAATCCCATTTACATAATtctgaatttttcaaaaattcctacaaaattccataaattcgtatttatattttctatagcatctaaacatccaaataataaataatcaacattaAAAATCGACAATCCCTAATATAAAATCTGGAAATTCGAAATAATActcaaataaattcaaaaaaaattatcaatatcgTCAATCGGATCAAATATAGTACCTACAATcaacaatttaatatatatcaattatcggaattcaaaaaaaccaaaataccCAAATTTCGAAACACTAAAATCTGAAATTACCtttaaaattcgaaatctaaGAACAACAAGAACGAGCTGTAGAAAGTCTAACACTAAGATTTCCTCATGATTTTCGGTAAAAACAGCGACCGATGGGCGATGGCTGATTTCAAGACGACAAAGAAACTACGAAATTTTGGTATTAAAAGAAAGCTTATGCCGTGGGCTTTCCGAATCTACAATCGATTTTGAAAAATGACGATCGATGATGAAGTTACGGCCATTTGAAGTAATGAAAATTGTGATGgtttgaaagaaaataatagaGATGACGAAGAGTGAGAGAGAAAAAAATAGATTGGGTGTTGGGGctaatcaataaaaattttaaaacaaagcatatttattttttttaaaaaaaattaggtggGGCTGGAGCTCAACCCAGCCCCACATATACCTCCACCCCTAAATTTATTAGTTATATGGGTTGTCATGACCTGTAAGCTTGAACTAGTAGACCCTGTACTCTCGACCTGTTAGAAAGGTACATAAAGTACTGACTGAGGTATTCAGCTGAATACACATAACTATTATGTGTTGCATTTATATGatatgcatgttttattgctttattaaatataatgttGCATGTGCGTATATCATGTTGAGCCGTATATCCTTCGATATAGTCAGTTAGTAGAGTCGCTCAGCCCTACTCAGTTATTGTTATACTAGATACCGGGAGCCACCGTGTATACGAAAATCGAGACTGCTGTGATCTAGTTAGGTGTATGACCTACCCAGCGGAGTTGACCTCAGATGGAGCTATACACTGATTGGAACCTAGTACTGAGCAGGATTTGACTTGACCCCAGTTACCCATCACTTTATTTGCATACATTATAAGTTTGCGTTCTACTCATGCTTTTCGTATTAAGCTTTTGAGCTCATGTCCCTGTTTTTATCATGGACACTCCATTTGACGGAGCAAGTCTTAGGTTAGACGAGCCAGACGGTTCCAGAGCTGGGGGCTCGAGGCAAGGTTAGGAGCGGAGTCAGTGACCGCTGGAGGGCATCTTGTTTATTTCTATTGGATATAACAATGGTTCGATTTGCTTGTATAAGATTTGATAAATCTTCGATTGGGCTGTATTCTAATTGTCTTAGTTTTCCGCAGTTATTTCTCTTCTTATGGTAATTAAGTTAATTGCATGCTTATTAGATGATTAGTAGATGATCTGGTACGTGTCACTACAAACATCCTGATCATTTTTAGcgtttttgtaaaatatatacAATGAATTACAAAGTTGGCGATCCATTATGAAAACTTTATCCCACACAtttatgttttatatatataatattattttatttttagttattgcATAAACTATATCTGATAGATGAGTTGGCATGAAATATTTAGtcgagtattatttttattttaaataatattaataaaattttaataaatttttaatttttaatctaaattatgatacatttaatttttaacttcAAAATTCTAATGTGATTAACgatacaattaaaattttgaaaattgaaattttaacgacatattttatgattttaaattaaataatatattatttttattttaattattgcatAAATCTATGTAGTAGATATTCACTTAgagtttgattattttttatatgaataaaacatatattatgttTATCTATTTTTCCCTTGCCatagtaatttattttacacaaaAACATTCACACCAATTTTTAGGGttcttttgaaatatatatacaaactaGAGACAAAAGTTGACAATTCACAATTGAAATTTTTTGCTAATGATTCATAATTTTAGATTTGTAAGTTCTGATTTTGGTTCCATGGATCTTGAGAGCCATGATCAACTTTACATGTCGACTCTTAATGCCTAAATGCCTAAATTAGTTTGCTGTGAAAGAATCCATTACAGTTGAATAATGCAAACACTACAAATAAAGTCCAGGTAGAAGATAACATATCCAAAACTAAGTGAGCTAAATAAAGATTAATAATCAAACGAATTTTTCCCGCAAACGTGATTGTGCTATTGAGGATTGAAGTTTGTTTTCTAAGTATGTTATTGGACCATTGGTTTGCAAGATTTTGTCTTTCCTTTATTTGTTTATCTGTGCATTGTGAAATGAACCTTCGGAACTGATTGATTCTCAGTAAATAAAGAACAGATAGATGGAGTAAGAACTGAACATGTAGTTGATATAGTGTAAACTGTAAAGGAAATATGAAGAATACAAGTTGCTAGATAAATCATATTCCCAATTGAAGAACCTTAAAATCTCTCGTTCTGCCTCATTCCTTTTCTCCTGTTAAAGTATAAAAATGATCACCAAATTAAGTTTGGGATGTGTGCTTTTGTTATCCATATGCAACAAGGACTGAGACGTCGTCGAGCATACACATTCTGTTTTGGGATCATGAATGAATAAGATTTACATGATTACATCACTCGTTTGAGTATCACGTCTTTATCAATGAATAAAGTTTCGTCAGAAAAATAAATGGTTTGATTTAGTTGAATCTTTTGCTTCTGGTTTCATTCTTTTTACTTCTGCATAGGTACGTTCGGAGCATGTTCAGGCCATAAAAGATGCTGAAGAGGGGCTCTTTCAGCTGAAATGGGCAAGGTTGCTACGAGAGGGTGATTATGCATTGCAGGGTTCTCTGTATCACGATGATATAAGCGTGGAGTCTATTCCTACAGGTGTTGAAGCTGAACCACTGGCAGACCATAGCTACTCTATTGGAGCAAAATGTAGATTTCGGTTTACCGACGGATGGTGGTATGATGTCTCATTGTTTAGTTGGAATGCTCTGAACATGCAAATATCACTTTCCTTGCTCCAACATCTGAAAGCATGTTGGTAGGTCAACTTCTACTTTATCTTCTCAATTTCTTTATGCCTGCTGTCTTTCCCATGTGTAGTTGGTTGTCAATTTCCTTCCTTCCTTCCTTTCTCTTTTTGGTGTTTTTTTTGTCAGCATGCAAGATGgtttaatatatatttggaaTTAGAACTTTGAGTTTAATGTCTCTTTGACTTGTGTCAGTAGACTGTTAATGCTGAACTTTCTCTAATGTTTTGTAAAATGTAGAGTCgatatttacttttttttaatttttttttattaaattttgtatttgaattcTGAGAATGGTCCAAgagactattttttttaaatatcattaGTGACAATTGATCAGCTCTGTATTTTTTGAAGGAGAACTTCCTTTCAAGTTCTAAGACACTCTGGATTTAGAATATGTTGCCATGAATCCGAGGTGCTAAAAATCAAGAAGTTGGTTTTTACCTCTATGGCTCTATTCCAATTATTTGTGCCACCAATAGAAGCTTGCATCTACATTCAATTAAATACTCTCTAGGAGATCATTTTATCCTTTTTGTTTCTAGTGACTAACATTGAAACTGCTGTCTAGAGGTCTAGGATCATAAAATTTCTCATCGTGTGACATATTTGATCATTCTTTTTGAGGTTTTTTTGAATGGGGTGGGCTGGCTTTGATGGATTCTCACACTAACACTAGACCACCCAAGTGCAGATGTGCAAGTTTTTTCTGCGGCACCGTGTCGATTTGGTAGTAATTGCCGATTATCACATGGTATGTTACTAAGCATAACTagataaaaaaacataaatcttCAAGATGGTTCTTCCCTACGCAGATATTATGTCACTGTTTTGCTGTCATTGATGTATTATACGCCCAGATTCAGTTAGCTTATACTAATATGATATTTCTTAAAGTAGACCACTTTCTCTAAAATAATTGGTGCATGGCCgctgttaaattttttaataatgttaCCCTTGCATTTATTCCATTTATCTTGAACTGGACTGATCTAGTAATATTTGTTAGGCGATGTCCCTGTTTCTTCTCTAAAGAAGTTCATACCTACGATATGGGAGCAATTGGTGGCAGGTTCCAGTATTTGGGCACTTTCAGATTCTAAAGCTAGCATCGAGTAGCTGAAATACAATTATGGGACGTAACACTCAAAATGGGGGATGTTATTTTTCGTGATGATGGAACTTCAGCAAAGCTTGGAGCTGAAGCTATTACATTGTTGGAATACTCCCATATGAGTGATGAAGAAGCGAGTGACACAAGTTTTGAGCAATCTGATATACTACCATATGAGTGATGAAGAAGAGAGTGATACAAGTTTTGAGCAATCTGATTCTAGTGACCACAAACAAGATACCGTGCAAGGTCTAGGATTTTACGGGGCACCTCAAAAGGAGGAGTCCAGACTGAAACTGTGATTTTTGCTGAGTGGGAGAATCACACTCGTGGCATTGCTTCGAAGATGATGGCAAATATGGGTTACCGTGAAGGAATGAGATTAGGAACATGTGGACAAGGAATGCTGAACCCTATTTCTGCAAGAGTTCTCCCACCAAAGTAATCCCTCGATCTTGCTCTCAAATCTCTTCAAAATGAAGAACACAACGAGACTCAAGCAAATAAACGTAGTAGAGGTGGTAGAGGAAACAGGACAATAAGTTAGCAGCTGCTATTAAGGCTGCTGAAGAAGAGGAAGAATCAAAAGACGTTTTTTCTCTCATTAATACACAGCTTGCAATACATGGAAAAACCATCAATGAAGAGACCTCGAAGAAGCAACCGAAGAAGGCAGATGGGGAGGCAAAGAAAGAGGGCAGACGGGCTCTGGTTGCCTTTGATGACGAGAGAGAATTTGAGGCTTCCAGTTGAAAAGCTAGAAGAAATGGTGAACCGAAATAGGAAAGAAAAGGTGGTGTACGAGGCTGCCATGACTCATGAGGGAGCTGAACAAAACTCGAAAAGCCTTGGCTGATTCTGAGGCTGCTCATGCTTCTTCGTCAAACGCGGTTGCTAGAAAAGAGAGAGAAGAAATGGCTCAAGTTTTGAGTTTGCGTTGATGCTTCTAGTAAAGGCTATCAGCATTTTGTTTTTTCAGCACAaggtaatatatgatttatcttCTTCCATGGAGCTTTGCAATTTTAGTGAAGCTCGAGCTTGGCTCAGCCATATACATTGTTCTATACTCGATCTTTAGCTTGGCTCAGCCGCATACCTTGTTCTATATCTATTCTATATCTAACTTGTTTAGACTAACTGTTATGTGGAGGACTTCCTGTCTATTAAGCTGGTTTTGCATTCTTGCATAAAATAGGCAAACGAATGGAATTTTGAAGGTTTTTCTCGTTCTTGGTACAACTTGTCCCATTCAGTGTGGTGGTCTTTTATTGTTTTTACATGTCCCTATGGCTTTAGTTGATTTGGAACATTTTTTAAATCAGTTAGAGCCTATGTCAACTCAATTAATTTTCATACTTACAAGTCAGCATTATCACCAGGATCGTTAACCGCCACTTAATCAACAAGAAAGAATTTAAATTGCATTGATTCTTACAAGTTgtaatatttgataaaatgaaataattatcTTTAAATTGATGTCAGAGTCAATAAATATTACGTATTCAATTTTCATTGACTTCTTAATTCTTAAAAAGTATTTGGATTTTAgagttaaactttaaaatacattttcaaaaatatatattaagtatatgtACCCAATGCATATGCTAGTTAGATAATAAATAgaatcataattataataatatgaatctatatctatattatCAATCAAGTACTGAGCATTATATTTTTTACGAGATAattagaaatataatttttgttaaacTTTATTTGGAAaaccaacatcatactcaaaaCCAACATCGAGTAAAcaaattatcatttaaaaaagtacaaaatagtgacacaaaataaataaattaaatttgaataaaaagtttttttaaaaacaaaatattattaagataaaaaatagttttaataGACACAGTGCTCCTCATATACAATCAATCACAACGTCAATGTAAAGGGTGTATTGGTAAATGTACTCACCAATGCcaggaatatatatatatatatatataccgaGTCTGAACTCTGATGAGACCGCCATCCAGGGTTCATAATTTCGTACGAAGTTTGCGGAAGCGCTATACAATGGCCATTATACACAAATCGGAATCTCCGGTACGCCAAATACCTTTTCTGCATGAGAAATTCATCGTTTGATTTTCACAAAGTGCTTTCtattggataaaatttttgtaaCGAATAGCTCGATTCaatgttttgatttttcaagTGGTTTGCGTTTCCAATATCGCATATATTTTCAGTTTCTTTGATTAAATCTGATAAGATGCAATAAAGTTTGGTCGTGATAGACGATGTGATATGGAATTGCTTATATGTGATTGAGTTGTGTTGCTGATAATTTTGTACTATTATATGTTTGAAGCAAAAAGGTATAACAATACTTTATTCAGTAACTCACTGTAAAAGAGTTTCTGCAGTCAATTGCTTATATTCTTAATAAGTTCGTGAGAATGTCAGTAGATGTTTGTTAGAATAATGCATTATTACGAGACTGTAGAAATAAGCATTCTCAGAAGTAACTTCTTTTGTTGTGAGCTCAGAGCTCTCAAATTAACTCTTTTTCGGTTGTCAAACTGTATGTATGAGTTTCGGCATCTAGACCCGCAATTTCATATAATGATTTCCTTCTTTCTTTAAATAGTTATGGTTATCTAGGTCTGCTAGCTTGAGCTATCTTTCCTGTCCTTTAGGAACATAAAAgagataattagaatatgagATTTGTGGCCAGAGCTGATATGTCCTCAAGTATTATTCCCTTGCATTTATGAAAAATTGTTGCTCTATTTCTTCCAGTGTACTGCAAAAAATGTTAGAAAATGCTTGTTTATCTTAACtttgtttgaataaaaatatttaggtAGGAGGAAGTAAACCTTCATGTGGAGAAGTTGTGGATGCTGTTTCATGTGGATCCCTCAATCTGAGGGAACCTAATGGTAAATGTAGCTGCTTTTTCAACAATGATGTGCTTATGTTAGTTGTTGTGCAAAAGATTTTTGTAAGAAATATAGATGCTGAGTTGAGAACTTCTTCACTTACATTCCAAGTTAATTCTTCCAGGTGCTTCAACCGGACATCCTGACATCAACAAAGGCATTTCTGGGGTTGTAAAAAGGTTCAAGCAGAGGAGAAGTCGAACTAATAACCATGCGTCAGACAGCCTTTCTGATATTGATGATGCTGAGGTATATGCTTCATTAATTCATATCCATCACTTGGGTTTGGTTTCTCAAAGATTGTAACTAGTAATGATAGAAGATAAACTTCTGCTTTATCTGGAAGACCTTTACTTTGATCGCTATGTGAAGTGCCTCATTTTGGGGTGCCCATGACATTGGAGCTCCAACTCAAGAGGTTTTTGAGTTCATTCTATTTCTTCAAGCACTTGGAATTTTGCACGTGTAAactgaaaatttaaattattcttcagaatttgttaaaaatttagTGTGCCAAGTAACCAATATACTGAAGTGCCTTTGGCTCTTTCCTCATAGCTAAGTAACCCATATACCTTAGTCATGAGGGAGATGTAAGGTGGCAGACAGCAGACTGCAGACCAATGAAAACGAGCAGCTCGCTCCCTGCTCTCAATATTTGGAAATTTAACTGTCCAGTCTATAAAATCTTAGGAATGTGCAATATTTTTTTAGTGCCGTCCAAGTCTTCTTTTACCCGTTGCTTTCCTGCTCTCAATATTTGGAAATTTACCTGTCCGgtgtaataattataaaattttgggagtgtgcaaatttttctttattccACCCAAGTCTTCTTTTACCTGTggcaataataaaaaattttgccCCCACCCCACCAAGTCCTAAACAGTCTGCCACTATAGTTAAATATGTGCATCCATTTTTACAATTGCTTATGTTCACGTGCATTTTGTCTCTTTGATAATTTCTTCTTTTATATCTAAGCCTTTTTAGAGTCTCTTtccaataaatcattaaattcaAGTTCTATTGGTGTCTATTTCTGGATTACTGTCAGCATATGACTGGTCCTTACATTTAATGCTGTTTAGGTTAGTAGATATCTCAACACCAAGGAGGAGATGCATTATAAAAGGATGTTATGGGAAGCTATCAATGGAAAATATGTAAATGTAATTTCTCATTCCTTCTTCTCTGCTTCTATTCTTTTTTGTTGCCAATTTAGACATCTGATAAGTTTCTGGCAAAGAAACAGAAAAAGGcagctgaaagaaagaaaggtGCCCCGCTCAAGAAAGCTGCTAAAACCATGGAGAAAGTGAAGTCACCAGTTAGTGTATGCTTAACGATGGGATTTTTCATAATTTGGAGCTCCGTTCTATGATTGCTCTGTAATTCATGATAAAATGCtctatgaataaaaaaatggaaTCTAAAGAAGTTGCGATCTTATGATATATTCATGGAATTAGTGGTATTAAATATCATGATGCTTTTTTATGTTTACTTGGATTGCGGTGGATTGTATTTTTTGCCAGTTTTTATTATGTTACGAGTATGACAGAATTCTTTTCTTACAGAGGCGAAGTTCAAGAATTAACTATGAAGCTTTGAAAATTCTAAATGAAGAATTGGTAAGCatgcttttttattttcaagataGTCTTCAATCGCTAAGTAATTCTGGTAATGCGTTTCACGTGAAACTGGTGcattactttatttatttaatttgtatacCAGTAAAGCTCGTCGGCATGTCTATGAGTTTTAAACAAAGAATGCACATGCAACATGCTTGAGTAAACATATTGTTGGACGTTTAAAAAAAGGATCGATCATTTACTCATATACAACTGATAAAATTGTAGGAACACGGTTCCAAGGCATCTCAATCTCAGATCATCACTGCAGATTCTTGTGCTCTTAGAAGTGACCACACGCCAAGCCTCGAAATGAATGGATCTAATGAAAGTAATGACAGTGGTTTCCAGCCGGAGATGAGTTACAACGAAGAGAATGAAACTTCTGCCCCTCATAGTGGTGATTTCTATGGACAATATGGAGATGAACATGACACTGGCGATTTTTATAATCGATATGGAGATGAAAATCA
Proteins encoded in this window:
- the LOC140987925 gene encoding uncharacterized protein isoform X3; the protein is MRFVARADMSSSIIPLHVGGSKPSCGEVVDAVSCGSLNLREPNGASTGHPDINKGISGVVKRFKQRRSRTNNHASDSLSDIDDAEVSRYLNTKEEMHYKRMLWEAINGKYVNKQKKAAERKKGAPLKKAAKTMEKVKSPVSRRSSRINYEALKILNEELEHGSKASQSQIITADSCALRSDHTPSLEMNGSNESNDSGFQPEMSYNEENETSAPHSGDFYGQYGDEHDTGDFYNRYGDENHSDDYVLFD
- the LOC140987925 gene encoding uncharacterized protein isoform X5, with the translated sequence MRFVARADMSSSIIPLHVGGSKPSCGEVVDAVSCGSLNLREPNGASTGHPDINKGISGVVKRFKQRRSRTNNHASDSLSDIDDAEVSRYLNTKEEMHYKRMLWEAINGKYVNKQKKAAERKKGAPLKKAAKTMEKVKSPRRSSRINYEALKILNEELEHGSKASQSQIITADSCALRSDHTPSLEMNGSNESNDSGFQPEMSYNEENETSAPHSGDFYGQYGDEHDTGDFYNRYGDENHSDDYVLFD
- the LOC140987525 gene encoding uncharacterized protein isoform X1, with translation MHKIMGITNLLCRALQEKSLDILSAMDYVSTTKTLFRTLREEGFDLLLSHVKEVCVKYDIETPHMEARYKSGTGRSCQHNDSITVEHHYRFDVFTAAIDFQVEELNNRFKDEAVELLKLSCALEPKENFKLLNVDHIYRLAEKFYYLDFDSQDLHHLRIQLDHYKLDVAGHERFQNLSTIYELCRRLFETNKSGTYDLIDRLIRLVLTLPVSTSTTERAFSAMKLVKTALRNKMEAEFFGDSMVIYIE
- the LOC140987925 gene encoding uncharacterized protein isoform X1, whose protein sequence is MAIIHKSESPVGGSKPSCGEVVDAVSCGSLNLREPNGASTGHPDINKGISGVVKRFKQRRSRTNNHASDSLSDIDDAEVSRYLNTKEEMHYKRMLWEAINGKYVNKQKKAAERKKGAPLKKAAKTMEKVKSPFLLCYEYDRILFLQRRSSRINYEALKILNEELEHGSKASQSQIITADSCALRSDHTPSLEMNGSNESNDSGFQPEMSYNEENETSAPHSGDFYGQYGDEHDTGDFYNRYGDENHSDDYVLFD
- the LOC140987925 gene encoding uncharacterized protein isoform X6, with the protein product MRFVARADMSSSIIPLHVGGSKPSCGEVVDAVSCGSLNLREPNGASTGHPDINKGISGVVKRFKQRRSRTNNHASDSLSDIDDAEVSRYLNTKEEMHYKRMLWEAINGKYVNKKAAERKKGAPLKKAAKTMEKVKSPRRSSRINYEALKILNEELEHGSKASQSQIITADSCALRSDHTPSLEMNGSNESNDSGFQPEMSYNEENETSAPHSGDFYGQYGDEHDTGDFYNRYGDENHSDDYVLFD
- the LOC140987925 gene encoding uncharacterized protein isoform X2 produces the protein MSLSIIPLHVGGSKPSCGEVVDAVSCGSLNLREPNGASTGHPDINKGISGVVKRFKQRRSRTNNHASDSLSDIDDAEVSRYLNTKEEMHYKRMLWEAINGKYVNKQKKAAERKKGAPLKKAAKTMEKVKSPFLLCYEYDRILFLQRRSSRINYEALKILNEELEHGSKASQSQIITADSCALRSDHTPSLEMNGSNESNDSGFQPEMSYNEENETSAPHSGDFYGQYGDEHDTGDFYNRYGDENHSDDYVLFD
- the LOC140987525 gene encoding uncharacterized protein isoform X2, whose protein sequence is MQACAFRGHDECPSSNNRGNFIEMINFIGKMNKSIGDIVLEKAPKNAKYTLPDIQKDVLNIISNQVRAKIRKEIGDAKFCILVDEARDASNKEQMAIVLRFVDTEGFLRERFFTIVHVTDTTATTLKKEISDALGRYDLHIHNMRGQGYDGASNMRGSWNGLQALFLKDCSCAYYVHCFAHRLQLALTAAAEKEVDSSCFNSPRFYINNGTSIFSNETC
- the LOC140987925 gene encoding uncharacterized protein isoform X4; this translates as MRFVARADMSSSIIPLHVGGSKPSCGEVVDAVSCGSLNLREPNGASTGHPDINKGISGVVKRFKQRRSRTNNHASDSLSDIDDAEVSRYLNTKEEMHYKRMLWEAINGKYVNKKAAERKKGAPLKKAAKTMEKVKSPVSRRSSRINYEALKILNEELEHGSKASQSQIITADSCALRSDHTPSLEMNGSNESNDSGFQPEMSYNEENETSAPHSGDFYGQYGDEHDTGDFYNRYGDENHSDDYVLFD